One genomic window of Pelmatolapia mariae isolate MD_Pm_ZW linkage group LG5, Pm_UMD_F_2, whole genome shotgun sequence includes the following:
- the LOC134628182 gene encoding laminin subunit beta-3-like: MRILLLLAASAILSHAQNDCSWGACYPPTDDLLLGRAHQLQASSTCGLTGSEVFCTPYQQRKMKCCPCDSKNPNSQLAHTVQDVVSTSGPDRWWQSKKETSPVTLQLNLNNLFQLDNLMLSFKGPRPSALVIERTLDNGKTWQPTLYMATNCQKAFPSVPTRVPLAMDQTYCYTLPPTDTNPYKDHTIEYSPLRQYAYVAAPKSQKIEDVSGLTGLRVRFTELGDVPHLPGRSLSRFYALKEMKVMGSCMCHGHANRCLPQGYSSNLVPSTIQVNAQCDCQHNTAGVNCERCADLYNDLPWRPAEEGNTHACKRCECNNHAQRCRFDWAVYEASGQRSGGVCENCMHHTTGPKCDQCAPGYQPNPRSRMDRPDACIRCICSAEGTVNGGRCDDSTGSCQCKVNVEGPRCDRCKTGYYGLSSSNPQGCTKCSCSPHGSLSDVCDPSTGQCLCRPHFHGITCNVCVKGYWKPNMSETCKPCGCDATRSTTDSCDQLTGQCQCRSGFGGRTCTECPDNTYGDPLKGCQPCDCDADGTLPGVCDKQSGVCLCRPGVSGARCDSCSRDRCDSFPDCEMCPSCFFSLNAQQKNLSLVLLRLASRLPSQSGGGADFGPRISDLEATLKFIQNSMSFSPTTDTRDALSELKKLRYQVDNDLSPLTKTPGLDSELDKLQDLLESFTLVYNAKKDAIENSASPNNIGAFNTIRNANDNSTDATKKVEAGKNTIKESTDVREKTEDIQSKVQPANTRDLDKLNNSMASQPNLTPVAKQVCGSVHSEPCTPLQCEIGDLCTPGGDAPCEKGGKCVGALPLSKKADADAKDVREGLDKLSGRITDAAEKLQKTQEITNQVRQSTEKLSSKLQQARDELEDDLNETRSVVKELKDFLSDPSANLTHVQEVSDWILNAKLPPRLAGLKGKLQELKELTANLPDSTAVLKEAEPQLDAAKKLLQDAQDARDTALGVKADVDGLLAGFSSVSPSLAELEDKLQDKIDVIETLNDNLTKAKDQLVPAEKALDDVAILIKPMKPQLDELRDLLQDGGQQAEDARENAEKADKEAAAGNQDLLTLEKHLDRLKEEDIPRTDGETEPAGDRLNKLQQDAGALANITKNMLQSLDGKADSIQRLQDEIVQKSTKLEQLDVDLKTLLTQLRKKADDLSACQG; this comes from the exons aGGAAGATGAAATGTTGTCCGTGTGACTCCAAGAACCCAAACAGTCAGCTGGCCCACACTGTCCAGGATGTTGTGTCCACCTCAGGGCCAGACAGATGGTGGCAGTCTAAGAAAG AGACGAGTCCAGTTACTCTTCAGCTCAACCTCAACAATCTGTTCCAGCTTGACAATCTGATGCTCAGCTTCAAG GGTCCTCGTCCCAGTGCCTTGGTCATAGAGAGGACACTGGACAACGGCAAAACATGGCAGCCCACCCTCTACATGGCAACAAACTGTCAAAAAGCATTTCCCAGCGTACCCACAAGAGTTCCTCTTGCCATGGACCAGACATACTGCTACACACTGCCCCCTACAGACACAAATCCATATAAAGATCACACA ATTGAGTACAGTCCTTTACGTCAATACGCTTACGTCGCTGCTCCCAAAAGCCAAAAGATTGAAG ATGTGTCTGGGTTAACAGGGCTGAGGGTGAGATTCACAGAGCTGGGTGATGTGCCTCATCTGCCAGGCAGGAGCCTCAGTAGGTTTTACGCCCTGAAAGAGATGAAGGTGATGGGCAGCTGTATGTGCCATGGACATGCTAACCGATGTCTGCCACAAGGATACAGCAGTAACCTTGTGCCCAGTACTATACAG GTGAACGCACAGTGTGACTGCCAGCATAACACAGCAGGTGTGAACTGTGAGCGCTGTGCTGATCTCTACAATGATTTGCCCTGGAGACCTGCAGAGGAAGGCAACACTCATGCCTGCAAAC GTTGTGAGTGTAACAACCACGCACAGCGCTGCCGGTTTGATTGGGCGGTGTATGAGGCCAGTGGACAGAGGAGTGGAGGTGTGTGTGAAAATTGTATGCACCACACCACAGGGCCAAAGTGTGACCAGTGCGCTCCAGGATACCAGCCAAACCCCCGCAGTCGAATGGATCGTCCTGATGCCTGCATAC GCTGTATCTGCAGTGCCGAGGGGACAGTGAACGGCGGCCGCTGTGATGACAGCACAGGATCCTGTCAATGCAAAGTGAATGTAGAGGGTCCCCGCTGTGACCGCTGCAAGACAGGATACTACGGTCTGAGTTCCTCCAACCCTCAGGGCTGCACTA AGTGTTCCTGTTCTCCACACGGCTCCCTCTCAGATGTCTGTGATCCGTCGACTGGCCAGTGTCTCTGTCGTCCCCACTTCCACGGCATTACCTGCAACGTGTGTGTGAAAGGCTACTGGAAGCCAAACATGTCAGAAACCTGCAAACCCTGCGGCTGTGATGCCACCAGATCAACCACTGATTCCTGTGATCAG ctgaCTGGTCAGTGTCAGTGCAGATCAGGCTTTGGAGGCCGAACATGTACAGAATGCCCTGATAACACGTACGGAGACCCCCTGAAAGGCTGCCAGC CCTGTGACTGTGATGCCGATGGAACCCTCCCAGGAGTTTGTGACAAGCAGTCGGGAGTCTGTTTGTGCCGACCGGGCGTCTCTGGAGCTCGCTGCGACTCCTGCAGTCGTGACCGCTGCGACTCCTTCCCTGACTGTGAGATGTGTCCCTCCTGCTTCTTCAGCCTAAACGCTCAGCAAAAGAATCTCAGCTTGGTCCTGTTGAGACTTGCTTCCAGATTACCGTCTCAGTCTGGAGGCGGCGCTGACTTTGGGCCCCGCATCAGTGACCTGGAGGCCACTTTGAAATTCATCCAGAACTCCATGTCCTTCTCACCCACCACTGATACACGTGATGCTctttctgagctgaagaagctcaG GTACCAGGTTGATAATGACCTTTCACCCCTGACAAAAACTCCTGGTCTGGACTCTGAGCTGGACAAACTGCAGGACCTGCTGGAAAGCTTCACGCTGGTGTACAatgccaagaaagatgccataGAGAACTCTGCCAGTCCCAACAATATAG GGGCATTTAACACCATCAGAAACGCCAACGATAACTCGACAGATGCCACCAAAAAAGTTGAGGCCGGGAAAAATACCATAAAGGAATCAACTGATGTCCGAGAAAAAACTGAGGACATTCAGAGCAAAGTACAGCCGGCCAACACCAGAGATCTGGACAAACTGAACAACAGCATGGCCTCCCAACCCAACCTCACTCCTGTTGCCAAACAA GTGTGTGGCAGTGTTCACTCCGAGCCCTGCACACCTCTCCAGTGTGAAATTGGAGATTTGTGCACACCAGGGGGAGACGCACCCTGTGAAAAGGGGGGAAAGTGTGTGGGTGCTCTGCCTCTGAGCAAGAAGGCAGACGCTGATGCCAAGGATGTGAGGGAAGGACTCGACAAGCTCTCTGGGAGGATCACAGATGCTGCAGAGAAG CTGCAGAAAACACAGGAGATAACCAATCAGGTGAGGCAGTCTACAGAGAAGCTGTCCAGTAAGCTGCAGCAGGCCAGAGATGAACTCGAAGACGACCTGAATGAGACACGCAGCGTTGTGAAAGAGCTCAAAGACTTCCTGTCAG ACCCATCCGCTAACCTGACCCATGTCCAGGAGGTGAGCGACTGGATCCTGAACGCCAAGCTGCCCCCCAGATTGGCAGGGCTTAAAGGGAAGCTGCAGGAGCTGAAGGAGCTGACAGCCAATCTACCAGACAGCACAGCGGTGCTGAAGGAAGCTGAGCCACAGTTAGATGCAGCCAAGAAACTGCTACAGGATGCTCAGGATGCCAG GGACACAGCACTGGGTGTGAAGGCTGATGTTGATGGGCTGCTGGCAGGCTTCAGCTCAGTGAGCCCTTCCCTTGCTGAGCTGGAAGACAAATTGCAAGACAAAATCGATGTCATAGAGACCTTGAATGATAACCTTACTAAG GCCAAAGACCAGCTGGTGCCAGCAGAGAAGGCACTGGACGATGTAGCAATACTGATAAAGCCAATGAAACCCCAGCTGGATGAGCTGAGAGACCTGCTGCAGGATGGAGGTCAGCAGGCTGAAGATGCACgggaaaatgcagaaaaagctgATAAAGAAGCAGCTGCTGGAAATCAG GACCTGTTGACTTTGGAGAAGCACCTTGACCGTCTCAAAGAGGAAGACATTCCCAGGACAGATGGCGAGACGGAGCCAGCGGGGGATCGACTGAACAAACTGCAGCAGGATGCTGGAGCTCTGGCTAACATAACCAAAAACATGCTGCAGTCTCTAGACG GAAAAGCCGACTCCATCCAAAGACTGCAGGACGAGATAGTTCAGAAATCAACAAAGCTTGAACAGCTCGATGTCGATCTTAAAACACTTCTGACACAACTCCGTAAGAAAGCTGACGATCTCAGTGCCTGCCAGGGCTGA